A DNA window from Thermodesulfatator atlanticus DSM 21156 contains the following coding sequences:
- the flhA gene encoding flagellar biosynthesis protein FlhA, whose protein sequence is MAEKALPLPKGLSLDGTNLAVAAGVVGILTIMVFPLPRYLMDFLLSFSFSMALLILLMSMYIKKPLDFSAFPALLLVTTLFRLSLNVASTRLILLHGHEGPTAAGNVIKSFGQFVVGGNYVVGAIVFAILVIINFVVITKGAGRIAEVAARFTLDAMPGKQMAIDADLNAGLIDEAEAKRRREEIAKEAEFYGAMDGASKFVRGEAIAGLIIMAINVIGGLVIGVVQKGLSLSEAAQSYTLLTIGDGLVSQIPALIVSTSAGIIISRAAAEASMGKDFARQFATRPEALALAAGIIFIFGLLPGLPTMPFSVLAAVFAALAYVAYRSQQGLSAIEEEEVKRQEAEEAQAPEVVEELLVVDILELEVGYALIPLVDDSQGGDLLERIRTMRRQFALEMGIIVPPLHVRDNLQLKPGEYVILIKGVEVARAELMPGHLLAMDPGEVSKRLEGIPTKEPAFGLPAIWIPEDKKEEAELAGYTVVDLSTVIVTHLSEVIKSHAEELLGRQEVQRLLDALAKHYPKAVEECLNVVNLGVVQKVLHNLVRERVSIRDLLTIVETIADYGQNIKDPDLLTEYVRQRLARVIVKPYLDEEGKLHVIAVADDIEEAIRRALQRTDQGTFLTLDPRTGSRIVAACTQAAERLAMRGFTPVFLTGPVSRRHLRRLIERSLPQAAVISQAEIPAQVQVEIHETVRLA, encoded by the coding sequence ATGGCAGAGAAAGCACTTCCATTACCAAAGGGTTTAAGCTTAGACGGCACAAACTTGGCTGTAGCCGCGGGGGTAGTGGGGATTTTGACCATTATGGTCTTTCCGCTTCCCCGTTATCTCATGGATTTTCTGCTCTCTTTCAGCTTTAGTATGGCGCTTCTCATTCTCCTTATGTCCATGTACATTAAAAAGCCCCTTGATTTTTCGGCCTTCCCAGCCCTTCTTCTGGTAACCACCCTTTTCAGACTTTCATTAAACGTTGCAAGCACAAGGCTTATTTTGCTTCACGGCCACGAAGGTCCTACGGCGGCAGGAAACGTTATCAAAAGCTTTGGCCAGTTCGTGGTTGGGGGAAATTATGTTGTGGGAGCCATTGTCTTTGCCATCCTGGTAATCATCAACTTTGTGGTCATTACCAAAGGTGCCGGGCGTATTGCAGAGGTGGCGGCGCGTTTCACCCTTGATGCCATGCCTGGTAAACAAATGGCCATTGATGCCGATTTAAATGCTGGGCTTATTGACGAGGCCGAGGCCAAGAGACGCCGCGAAGAAATTGCTAAAGAGGCAGAGTTCTACGGGGCCATGGATGGTGCCAGCAAATTCGTCCGCGGTGAAGCCATTGCCGGGCTCATTATCATGGCTATCAACGTTATTGGCGGCCTTGTTATCGGTGTGGTGCAAAAAGGCCTAAGTCTCAGTGAAGCAGCTCAGAGCTATACCCTCCTTACCATTGGCGATGGCCTTGTCTCACAAATTCCAGCGCTCATCGTCTCCACCTCAGCCGGTATCATTATCAGCCGTGCGGCGGCAGAAGCCAGTATGGGTAAAGACTTTGCCAGGCAGTTTGCTACCCGGCCTGAAGCCCTTGCTTTGGCCGCGGGCATTATTTTTATCTTCGGGCTTTTGCCAGGGCTTCCTACCATGCCTTTTTCTGTGCTTGCGGCTGTTTTTGCAGCCCTTGCCTATGTGGCTTACCGTAGCCAGCAAGGGCTTTCTGCAATCGAAGAAGAAGAGGTTAAGAGACAAGAAGCCGAAGAAGCTCAGGCCCCAGAAGTAGTAGAAGAGCTTTTGGTGGTCGATATTCTTGAGCTTGAAGTGGGCTATGCCCTTATTCCCCTGGTAGATGATTCCCAGGGAGGCGATCTTCTTGAGCGCATTCGCACTATGCGGCGGCAATTTGCTCTGGAAATGGGTATCATCGTGCCTCCGCTTCATGTGCGTGACAATTTGCAACTAAAGCCTGGCGAATACGTCATTTTGATTAAAGGGGTAGAGGTTGCCCGGGCAGAGCTTATGCCAGGACACCTCCTTGCTATGGATCCCGGAGAGGTATCAAAGCGCCTTGAAGGCATTCCCACCAAAGAGCCGGCTTTCGGGCTTCCTGCTATCTGGATCCCGGAAGACAAAAAAGAAGAAGCCGAGCTTGCAGGATATACGGTGGTTGATCTCTCAACGGTAATCGTAACGCATCTTTCAGAGGTAATTAAAAGCCATGCCGAGGAGCTTTTAGGACGCCAGGAAGTACAACGCTTACTTGATGCCCTTGCCAAGCATTATCCCAAGGCTGTGGAAGAATGCTTAAACGTCGTGAACCTTGGGGTGGTGCAAAAGGTATTGCACAATTTAGTCCGTGAGCGAGTTTCTATTCGTGATCTCTTAACTATCGTGGAAACCATTGCTGACTATGGGCAAAATATCAAAGACCCAGATCTTCTTACGGAGTACGTGCGTCAGCGGCTGGCAAGGGTGATTGTCAAGCCCTATCTTGATGAAGAGGGGAAACTCCATGTTATTGCCGTGGCCGATGATATCGAAGAAGCCATAAGAAGGGCCCTTCAGCGAACAGACCAGGGAACTTTTCTTACCCTTGATCCCAGAACCGGCAGCAGGATTGTGGCTGCCTGCACCCAAGCGGCGGAAAGGCTTGCAATGCGAGGTTTTACACCGGTTTTTCTAACAGGACCTGTCTCAAGGCGGCACCTGCGTCGGCTAATTGAACGTTCATTGCCGCAAGCTGCGGTGATTTCACAGGCAGAGATTCCAGCACAGGTGCAGGTTGAAATCCATGAAACAGTGAGGCTTGCCTGA